From a region of the Neobacillus niacini genome:
- a CDS encoding carbohydrate ABC transporter permease — protein sequence MENSARRNIDFSTIMVRLIGYGFIGLFALCCLLPFVLILSSSLTSERAIMESGFSLWPKEFSTFAYEIVFKNPRLVIGSYMVTMIITVVGTAVGLFIVAMTGYALQRQDFLYRNKISFYIYFTTLFSGGLVPFYLLITQYLHLKDNYLAVLLPGLLSPFLIIMMKAFVKSIPHEITESAKMDGAGDFTIFLRIILPMTTPALATIGLFIALGYWNEWYNSMLFLSPNMEYRPLQLFLYNVITSADFIRNSAASANVTPQDIPLESMKMATAIVATGPVILFYPFVQKYFIQGITVGAVKG from the coding sequence ATGGAAAACTCAGCAAGACGTAATATAGATTTTTCTACGATAATGGTTCGTTTGATTGGATATGGTTTTATTGGTTTATTTGCTCTATGTTGTCTTTTACCGTTCGTCTTAATCTTGTCATCTTCCTTAACATCTGAGAGGGCCATTATGGAAAGCGGTTTCTCTTTATGGCCGAAAGAGTTTTCTACCTTTGCCTATGAAATTGTTTTCAAGAATCCAAGACTTGTGATTGGATCCTATATGGTAACGATGATCATTACGGTTGTCGGAACTGCAGTAGGTCTATTTATTGTAGCAATGACAGGTTATGCCTTGCAGCGCCAAGATTTCTTGTATCGTAATAAAATATCATTTTATATCTACTTTACCACTCTTTTTTCAGGTGGACTCGTCCCGTTTTATCTCTTAATAACGCAGTATCTGCATCTTAAAGATAATTACTTAGCAGTACTCTTGCCAGGATTGCTGAGTCCTTTTCTCATCATTATGATGAAGGCTTTTGTAAAGTCGATTCCACATGAGATTACGGAATCTGCAAAGATGGATGGTGCAGGTGATTTCACAATTTTCTTAAGAATTATTCTTCCGATGACTACCCCTGCTTTGGCGACAATCGGACTTTTCATTGCCCTCGGGTATTGGAATGAATGGTATAATTCCATGCTTTTCCTTTCACCGAATATGGAATATAGACCGTTACAGTTGTTTCTTTATAACGTAATCACAAGTGCTGATTTCATTAGAAATTCAGCTGCATCCGCCAATGTAACGCCGCAAGACATACCATTGGAAAGTATGAAAATGGCAACAGCCATTGTCGCTACTGGACCTGTTATTCTATTTTATCCGTTTGTACAGAAGTACTTTATACAAGGTATTACAGTTGGTGCAGTAAAAGGGTAA
- a CDS encoding glycoside hydrolase family 43 protein, with amino-acid sequence MPYNSASDTLNPQKGHRLKDIPAHDPYVLVHRETNTYYMYTTGIPQLTDLEKNGVLAYKSKDLNDWEGPYVVFEIPDGTWAHPQHGTWAPEVHHYHGKYYLFVTLHNRDRIIAEPPEVWKTTHLRGTSIAVSDSPEGPFELIKKDGPVPPRDFMTLDGTLYEDEDGKPWMVYCHEWIQVIDGTFEAIPLKNDLSAADGEPLHLFKASDAPWLNAEIKPSVKSLNYVSDGCQLYRTKGGHLVMLWSSYSNGSYVQTIARSKSGKLAGPWEQLEPLVAGDSGHGMLFKTFEGQWMLILHQPFSTPESRAKIYEVEETEDSFKIVKPRVDLHM; translated from the coding sequence ATGCCGTATAATAGTGCTTCTGATACTTTAAATCCCCAAAAGGGGCATCGACTTAAAGATATTCCTGCACATGACCCTTATGTCTTGGTGCATAGAGAAACGAATACGTATTATATGTATACAACAGGAATTCCACAATTAACAGATTTAGAGAAAAATGGAGTTCTAGCGTATAAGAGTAAGGATTTAAATGATTGGGAAGGTCCTTATGTCGTTTTCGAAATTCCTGATGGAACATGGGCACATCCACAGCATGGGACGTGGGCTCCAGAGGTTCACCATTATCATGGTAAATATTATCTGTTCGTTACGTTACATAATCGAGATCGCATCATAGCAGAACCGCCGGAGGTTTGGAAGACCACTCATCTTCGTGGTACAAGTATCGCGGTATCAGACTCGCCAGAAGGTCCTTTTGAATTAATAAAAAAAGATGGGCCAGTGCCACCTCGAGACTTCATGACATTAGATGGAACCTTATATGAGGATGAGGATGGAAAGCCATGGATGGTCTATTGTCATGAGTGGATTCAGGTTATCGATGGTACGTTTGAAGCAATTCCATTGAAGAATGATTTATCAGCAGCAGATGGTGAGCCACTACACCTTTTTAAGGCGTCCGATGCACCGTGGCTTAATGCTGAAATAAAGCCTAGCGTGAAGTCTTTAAATTATGTATCTGATGGGTGTCAATTGTATCGAACAAAAGGCGGTCACCTTGTTATGCTCTGGTCAAGCTATAGCAATGGAAGCTATGTCCAAACGATTGCTAGATCTAAGTCTGGTAAGCTAGCAGGGCCGTGGGAACAACTGGAACCATTAGTTGCTGGAGATAGTGGACACGGCATGCTTTTTAAAACATTTGAAGGTCAATGGATGCTTATTCTTCATCAGCCATTCAGTACACCTGAATCTCGAGCAAAGATTTATGAAGTAGAGGAAACTGAGGATAGCTTTAAGATTGTTAAACCTAGAGTGGATCTACATATGTAA
- a CDS encoding extracellular solute-binding protein encodes MVRIKRILVLFLVMLLTFSLVACSGSSQTGSKNSDSGTKTNANGEVDTSKEVTITMMVLGDKPTNGQLEKVMEQVNTKLKEKVNAKLQLKWIEWADYMTKYNLTLASGEPVDLIITATDWLDAWGNAQKGAFMDITDLLPKYAPKTFEEVSKESWEETKYDGKIVMIPEDSYTQWVNHGFFYRTDWAKEFGITEPIKDFETLGKYFQGIKDNKKGVIPWDTPGTNVTTAWGYTTSYSDAIELPITTGVFPIYWAESYEDKYTVMSPVFEDVFVDYAKMMKDWADKGYWRSDVLNYKGDTRALFQAGKTGADQHHTETFSGLRPQMDLKQPGSEIDMFAWSDTRDNLVSMSITHGATAVGAHSKNPERALMVYDLIRNDEEIYKLFNYGIEGVQYEIVDGKRVRPEGYDETKDAFSANFWGGRVDKFEIPSADKWEGMSEIYAQYDTIKKPYPYGQFVFDSTPVEAELSALSQVTAQLVPAIAFGKAGDPEKAVKDFRKRLEAAGYEKVQKEIQKQMNEYKKLVEGN; translated from the coding sequence ATGGTGAGGATAAAAAGAATCTTGGTATTATTTTTGGTTATGTTGTTGACTTTTAGCCTTGTGGCCTGTAGCGGCTCAAGTCAAACGGGTTCAAAAAACTCTGACTCTGGTACAAAAACAAACGCAAATGGTGAAGTTGATACTTCTAAAGAGGTAACCATTACCATGATGGTGTTGGGAGATAAACCGACCAACGGACAATTAGAAAAAGTAATGGAACAAGTAAATACAAAATTAAAAGAAAAAGTAAACGCTAAACTCCAGCTAAAATGGATTGAATGGGCTGATTATATGACAAAGTATAATCTAACTCTAGCATCTGGAGAACCGGTCGATTTAATTATCACTGCTACTGACTGGTTAGATGCTTGGGGAAATGCACAAAAAGGAGCATTCATGGATATTACCGACCTCCTGCCTAAATATGCTCCTAAGACATTTGAAGAGGTTTCCAAAGAAAGTTGGGAAGAAACAAAATATGATGGCAAAATTGTTATGATTCCTGAGGACTCTTATACTCAATGGGTTAACCACGGCTTTTTCTATCGTACAGATTGGGCAAAAGAATTTGGAATCACTGAACCAATTAAAGATTTTGAAACACTCGGTAAATACTTCCAGGGCATTAAAGATAATAAAAAGGGTGTAATTCCTTGGGATACACCAGGAACAAACGTTACAACGGCATGGGGTTATACAACTTCTTATTCCGATGCGATTGAACTTCCAATTACAACAGGTGTATTCCCAATTTATTGGGCAGAATCCTATGAAGATAAGTATACCGTTATGAGTCCTGTGTTCGAAGATGTGTTTGTAGACTATGCAAAGATGATGAAGGATTGGGCAGATAAAGGCTACTGGCGTTCTGATGTTTTGAACTATAAAGGTGACACCCGCGCTTTATTCCAAGCTGGAAAAACAGGTGCTGATCAACACCACACAGAAACATTCTCAGGCTTACGTCCACAAATGGACCTTAAACAACCAGGTTCAGAAATCGATATGTTTGCTTGGTCTGATACACGTGACAACTTAGTTTCAATGTCGATTACTCACGGTGCTACAGCGGTTGGTGCTCACAGCAAAAACCCTGAACGTGCGCTTATGGTATATGATCTAATTCGAAACGATGAGGAAATTTACAAACTATTTAACTATGGTATTGAGGGAGTACAATACGAGATTGTAGACGGCAAACGTGTTCGTCCTGAAGGCTACGATGAAACAAAAGATGCATTCTCTGCTAACTTCTGGGGTGGTCGTGTAGACAAATTCGAAATCCCTAGTGCTGACAAATGGGAAGGAATGTCTGAGATTTATGCGCAGTACGATACCATTAAAAAGCCGTACCCATATGGCCAATTTGTATTTGATAGTACTCCGGTAGAAGCTGAACTTTCTGCTCTATCACAAGTGACTGCACAATTGGTGCCAGCGATTGCATTCGGTAAAGCTGGGGATCCGGAAAAAGCTGTCAAAGATTTCCGTAAGAGATTGGAAGCAGCAGGTTATGAAAAGGTTCAAAAAGAGATCCAAAAACAAATGAATGAATATAAGAAGCTTGTAGAAGGCAACTAG
- a CDS encoding YesL family protein, with product MYTIFGRLNPVLEWTSKLAGINLLWVLFNFPIAYLTLSLFTVKEMWQIGFLIMTIAVLVPFIFFPATTAMFGIVRKWVMKEEVPIFRFFWKYYKENYKRSLVGGLIFSVLWAIVGVDYYYFHTRIHLVSYLFLFLMVWLLLITLFFFAHTVHTDTKFGQGLKNVFILSIANPIYSIGLAISSIVILYVSFTKLTFLLPFFTGGAISFLAFFAYNKVFTNIVQIQQKTSEEKSS from the coding sequence ATGTATACTATATTTGGACGTTTAAATCCAGTTTTAGAGTGGACTTCTAAGCTGGCAGGTATAAATCTATTATGGGTTTTGTTTAACTTCCCCATTGCTTACCTTACATTATCTTTATTTACTGTTAAAGAGATGTGGCAGATAGGCTTTCTGATTATGACCATTGCTGTGCTGGTACCATTTATTTTTTTTCCGGCAACTACGGCTATGTTTGGTATTGTTAGAAAATGGGTTATGAAGGAAGAAGTGCCAATTTTTCGATTCTTTTGGAAATACTATAAGGAAAATTATAAGAGGAGTCTTGTGGGTGGATTGATTTTTTCAGTTCTTTGGGCCATTGTTGGTGTTGACTATTATTATTTCCATACCCGCATTCACTTAGTTAGTTATCTATTTTTATTCCTCATGGTTTGGTTGTTACTTATTACCCTTTTCTTTTTTGCCCACACAGTGCATACAGACACCAAATTCGGACAAGGATTAAAAAATGTATTCATTTTATCGATTGCTAACCCAATTTACTCGATTGGGCTTGCAATATCTAGTATTGTCATCTTATATGTTAGTTTCACGAAATTAACCTTTTTGCTGCCATTCTTCACCGGCGGTGCTATATCTTTCCTTGCATTCTTTGCTTACAATAAGGTATTTACTAATATTGTCCAGATTCAACAAAAAACTTCAGAGGAAAAATCCTCTTGA
- a CDS encoding glycoside hydrolase family 2 TIM barrel-domain containing protein produces MVNVIAQEWELSVKSRKFNFDWKFLKGDNSDAFKIKFDDSDWRIVDLPHDFSIEGPFKKEYASSTGYLPGGIGWYRKEFIVPDSIKGKKVFIQFDGIYKNSEVWINEHFLGKRPYGYSSFQYDLTPYLNFETQENVIAVKVDHTDFADSRWYTGSGIYRNVFINLTDHLYIKPYGIFVTTPNITPSEAEIHIQSSLKNEYDNEATFQIEHQIRDASGKKISDCSSVEIIPANGEQDFSHSLFLDQPNLWSPENPYLYRVETQVIRDGEVIDCETTTLGVRSFHFDVDSGFYLNGKNIKMKGVCIHHDAGCLGAAVPEKVWHRRLQLLKEAGVNAIRMSHNPPAPELLDMCDSYGFLVQDEAFDEWEHPKNKWVEGWNKGEPSLDGYASDFTEWAEIDLRDMVLRDRNHPSIVFWSIGNEIDYPNDPYSHPVLGERYKADKPDAKGMGAISKRLAKVVKQYDPTRPVTAALASVIMSNETEFPDALDVVGYNYQEFLYSEDHKKYPNRVIYGSENGRHHDAWLAVANNDFISGQFIWTGIDHLGEARGWPIRHATPGLLDLAGFKKPLFYFKQSEWSDQDMVHIGLTSFKEENPDQVYWDHQVVCHWDGNEGETVRVACCTNCPEADLILNGESVGVKKREDFPAGTIYWDIPYSKGTLKAVGIRNGNISCIHELKTADKPAKLQLRADTISLKADKEDVAHIEVNILDQANNLVYSAENEIHCTIEGPGEIIGIECSNPVSHQDYKANYRKAFHGKLLIYVKATDQVGTIIVKTSSEDLEGCAVGIDVK; encoded by the coding sequence ATGGTAAATGTAATAGCGCAAGAATGGGAATTGTCCGTTAAGAGCAGAAAGTTTAACTTTGATTGGAAATTCTTAAAAGGTGACAATTCCGATGCATTTAAAATTAAGTTTGATGATTCAGATTGGCGTATCGTAGACCTGCCGCATGATTTTAGTATAGAAGGCCCCTTTAAGAAGGAATATGCAAGTTCAACAGGATATTTGCCAGGAGGAATTGGTTGGTATCGAAAGGAATTTATTGTTCCTGATAGCATAAAGGGAAAGAAAGTGTTTATTCAATTCGATGGCATTTATAAAAATAGTGAAGTGTGGATTAATGAACATTTTCTTGGTAAAAGACCTTATGGATACAGCTCATTTCAGTATGACTTAACCCCATATTTAAACTTCGAAACACAAGAAAATGTGATTGCTGTCAAAGTAGATCATACCGATTTTGCTGATTCTCGTTGGTATACAGGGTCTGGAATTTATCGAAATGTTTTCATCAATTTGACAGATCACTTGTACATTAAGCCTTATGGTATTTTTGTCACGACTCCAAATATTACACCATCAGAAGCAGAAATCCACATTCAATCAAGTTTGAAAAATGAATATGATAACGAAGCTACATTCCAAATTGAACATCAAATTAGAGATGCTTCAGGCAAGAAAATAAGCGACTGTTCATCTGTGGAGATCATTCCAGCAAATGGTGAACAAGACTTTTCTCATTCTCTTTTCCTAGATCAGCCAAATCTCTGGTCACCGGAAAATCCGTATTTATACAGGGTTGAAACGCAGGTGATAAGAGATGGGGAAGTAATAGATTGTGAGACTACCACACTTGGTGTTCGATCTTTTCATTTCGATGTGGACTCTGGATTTTATCTTAATGGAAAAAATATTAAGATGAAGGGTGTCTGTATCCATCATGACGCAGGCTGTCTTGGAGCGGCTGTTCCTGAAAAGGTCTGGCACAGACGTTTGCAACTATTAAAAGAAGCTGGTGTAAATGCAATTAGAATGAGCCATAATCCTCCTGCACCAGAGTTACTAGATATGTGTGATTCTTACGGGTTTTTAGTCCAAGATGAAGCATTCGATGAATGGGAACATCCTAAGAACAAATGGGTAGAGGGTTGGAATAAAGGCGAGCCTTCACTAGATGGATATGCTTCCGATTTTACTGAATGGGCAGAGATAGATTTGAGGGATATGGTATTAAGGGACCGGAACCATCCGTCAATTGTTTTCTGGAGTATTGGGAATGAAATTGATTATCCAAATGATCCCTATTCACATCCAGTGCTAGGAGAACGTTACAAAGCTGACAAACCTGATGCAAAGGGAATGGGTGCTATTTCGAAAAGGCTGGCAAAGGTTGTAAAGCAATATGATCCGACCCGACCTGTTACAGCAGCTTTGGCAAGTGTCATTATGTCAAATGAAACTGAATTTCCAGATGCTCTTGACGTGGTTGGCTATAACTATCAGGAGTTCCTTTATTCTGAGGACCATAAAAAATACCCGAATAGAGTGATTTATGGAAGTGAAAACGGAAGGCATCACGATGCATGGCTGGCTGTAGCAAATAATGACTTTATATCAGGACAATTTATTTGGACAGGGATTGACCATTTGGGAGAAGCTCGTGGATGGCCAATTCGTCATGCTACTCCTGGATTGCTTGATCTTGCTGGATTCAAAAAACCTTTGTTCTATTTCAAGCAAAGTGAATGGTCCGATCAAGATATGGTCCATATCGGATTGACTTCCTTTAAAGAAGAGAATCCTGATCAAGTTTACTGGGACCATCAGGTTGTTTGCCACTGGGATGGGAATGAAGGAGAAACAGTAAGGGTCGCTTGCTGTACAAATTGTCCTGAAGCGGATTTAATTCTAAATGGTGAATCTGTTGGGGTCAAAAAACGTGAAGACTTCCCAGCTGGAACCATATATTGGGACATTCCATATTCTAAGGGTACGTTAAAGGCGGTAGGGATAAGAAACGGAAACATTTCTTGTATACATGAATTAAAGACAGCTGATAAACCTGCGAAGTTACAGTTGCGCGCGGATACAATTTCTCTTAAAGCAGACAAAGAGGATGTAGCACATATAGAAGTGAATATCCTTGATCAAGCCAATAATCTTGTATATAGTGCAGAAAATGAAATCCATTGTACCATCGAAGGACCTGGTGAAATTATAGGGATTGAATGTAGTAACCCTGTAAGCCATCAAGATTATAAAGCAAACTACCGAAAGGCCTTCCATGGAAAATTATTAATCTATGTGAAAGCCACTGATCAAGTAGGGACGATTATAGTAAAAACTTCATCTGAGGATTTGGAAGGTTGTGCTGTAGGTATCGATGTTAAGTAA
- the fbp gene encoding fructose-1,6-bisphosphatase has translation MNSKYLDLLVQKYDCEEKVVTEIINLEAILNLPKGTEHFVSDLHGEYQAFQHVLRNGSGNVKKRIRDLFQDVLFEKEINDFATLVYYPEEKLKLMKNHFSNEQELHQWYIVIIERMIRLISHASSKYTRSKLRKALPSQFVFVIEELLYKTNQTENKEQYYKEIVEQIISLGQADKLIIGLAYSTQRLVVDHLHVVGDIYDRGPEPDKIMDTLINYHSVDIQWGNHDVLWIGAFAGSMVCLANIIRICARYDNLDIIEDVYGINLRPLLNLAEKYYQDNPAFRPKVHSDKNQSDHEKLQITKIHQAIAMIQFKLEIPIIKRRPYFNMSERLLLEKIDYDKNEITIYGKTYPLENTCFATVNPEQPDQLLEEEKQVMERLLFSVQHSEKLARHMNFLMKKGSLYLKYNGNLLIHGCIPLDEDGNMEKMVIENNTYSGRELLDVFERYLRHAFAHPEVTDDLATDMVWYLWTGEYSSLFGKREMTTFERYFIKDKATHKERKNPYYYLRENEEICRKILTDFDLNPDNGHIINGHTPVKEIEGENPIKANGKMIVIDGGFSKAYQSTTGIAGYTLLYNSFGMQLVAHKHFNSKEDVLLNGTDVLSIKRVVDEELKRKKVRETNVGEQLLQEISILNSLREYRYMN, from the coding sequence TTGAATTCAAAATACCTGGATTTACTTGTCCAAAAATATGATTGTGAAGAAAAAGTGGTGACTGAAATTATTAATCTGGAAGCCATTCTTAATCTGCCAAAGGGGACAGAACATTTTGTCAGTGATTTGCATGGCGAGTATCAAGCATTTCAACATGTACTAAGAAATGGTTCAGGGAACGTAAAAAAGAGAATCAGAGACTTGTTTCAAGATGTTTTATTTGAAAAAGAAATCAATGATTTTGCGACATTGGTGTATTATCCTGAAGAAAAATTAAAATTAATGAAAAATCATTTTAGCAACGAACAAGAATTACACCAATGGTATATCGTAATCATTGAGCGGATGATAAGGCTTATTTCTCATGCTTCCTCCAAATATACACGTTCGAAATTACGAAAAGCATTGCCGAGTCAGTTTGTGTTTGTTATAGAAGAGCTATTATACAAAACCAATCAAACTGAAAATAAGGAGCAGTATTATAAAGAAATTGTCGAGCAGATTATCTCCTTAGGTCAGGCTGATAAACTCATAATAGGGCTTGCGTATAGCACTCAGAGACTGGTTGTCGATCATCTCCATGTAGTGGGGGATATTTATGATCGTGGACCAGAACCTGATAAAATCATGGATACGCTAATTAATTATCATTCCGTGGATATTCAATGGGGAAACCATGATGTACTTTGGATAGGTGCTTTTGCTGGTTCAATGGTTTGTCTTGCTAATATCATTCGTATCTGTGCAAGATATGACAATCTGGATATTATTGAAGATGTATATGGAATCAATCTAAGACCTCTCTTGAATCTTGCAGAGAAATACTATCAGGATAATCCTGCTTTCAGACCTAAGGTACATTCAGATAAGAATCAATCTGATCATGAAAAATTGCAAATTACGAAAATTCATCAAGCCATTGCAATGATTCAATTCAAACTCGAAATACCTATAATAAAGCGACGCCCGTATTTTAATATGTCAGAAAGGCTTTTGCTTGAGAAAATTGATTATGACAAGAACGAAATAACAATCTATGGGAAAACCTACCCTCTAGAAAATACTTGCTTCGCAACGGTAAATCCAGAGCAGCCTGATCAATTACTAGAAGAAGAAAAGCAGGTGATGGAAAGATTATTATTTTCGGTTCAACATTCAGAAAAGCTGGCCAGACATATGAATTTTCTTATGAAAAAAGGGAGTCTTTATTTAAAATATAACGGGAACCTATTAATACATGGCTGTATTCCTTTAGATGAAGACGGGAATATGGAAAAAATGGTTATTGAAAATAACACCTATTCAGGTCGTGAATTACTTGATGTGTTTGAACGGTATTTACGGCATGCTTTTGCACATCCTGAAGTGACAGATGATCTTGCGACAGATATGGTCTGGTATTTATGGACAGGTGAATATTCATCACTTTTTGGAAAAAGAGAAATGACCACTTTTGAGAGGTACTTTATTAAGGACAAGGCAACTCATAAAGAGAGAAAGAACCCATACTACTATTTACGTGAAAATGAAGAGATTTGCCGTAAAATCCTAACCGATTTTGATCTGAATCCTGACAATGGTCATATTATTAACGGGCATACACCAGTTAAAGAAATTGAGGGAGAAAATCCAATTAAAGCAAATGGTAAGATGATCGTGATTGATGGAGGTTTCTCCAAAGCTTATCAATCAACAACAGGAATAGCCGGATATACGTTACTATATAATTCCTTCGGTATGCAACTGGTAGCCCATAAGCATTTTAATTCAAAAGAAGATGTTTTACTTAACGGGACAGACGTTTTATCAATTAAAAGAGTGGTAGATGAAGAGTTAAAGAGAAAAAAGGTTAGAGAAACGAATGTTGGAGAGCAATTATTACAGGAAATCTCTATTTTGAATAGTCTGAGAGAATATCGCTATATGAATTAA
- a CDS encoding ABC transporter permease: MCLPAIIFFAVFAYLPMPGLYLAFVNFDYSLGIFKSAFVGFDNFRFLVMTGDLWKLTFNTIAYNIAFIILGNILQIAVAIMLNELRNKWFKKISQTLMFLPHFISAVLVGLLAYNILSYDYGILNSFLKMIGMDPVETYSNPAIWPYIIVITFLWQSTGYGSIVYFAAIMGLDKSILEAAEIDGANAFQRIRYIIIPYLKPTFIILLLFSLGGVLKGNFGLFYNLVGANNTMLYPTTDIIETYVFRTLMTNFNFSLGSAVSLYQSILGLFIVLTANWIVKKVSPENSLF; this comes from the coding sequence GTTTTTGCTTACCTGCCAATGCCGGGACTATATCTTGCCTTTGTAAACTTTGATTATTCACTTGGAATCTTTAAGAGCGCGTTCGTTGGCTTTGATAATTTTCGCTTTTTGGTTATGACTGGTGATTTGTGGAAGTTAACCTTTAATACGATTGCTTATAATATTGCTTTTATCATTTTAGGTAATATCCTCCAAATAGCTGTAGCCATCATGCTTAACGAACTAAGAAATAAATGGTTCAAAAAGATATCACAAACACTTATGTTTCTGCCGCATTTTATTTCTGCCGTTTTAGTTGGACTTTTAGCTTATAACATACTTAGTTACGATTATGGGATACTTAATTCATTTTTAAAAATGATTGGCATGGATCCAGTGGAGACTTATTCGAATCCGGCAATTTGGCCATATATTATTGTCATTACGTTCCTATGGCAATCAACAGGCTATGGATCGATCGTCTATTTCGCAGCGATCATGGGCCTTGACAAATCCATTTTAGAAGCAGCAGAAATCGATGGAGCTAACGCTTTCCAGCGTATTCGATATATCATTATTCCTTATCTTAAGCCAACCTTTATCATTCTGCTATTGTTCTCTTTAGGTGGAGTATTAAAAGGGAATTTCGGTTTATTTTATAACCTTGTTGGTGCGAATAATACCATGCTCTATCCAACAACAGATATTATTGAAACCTACGTTTTCCGAACGTTGATGACGAATTTTAACTTCTCATTGGGAAGTGCGGTAAGTTTATATCAATCTATTTTGGGTCTCTTTATTGTCCTTACAGCCAACTGGATTGTGAAAAAAGTTTCACCAGAAAACTCTTTGTTTTAA